In Paenibacillus sonchi, the genomic stretch CCAGCAGAAGTTCAAGGGACCGGTCTTAAAGGGGAGTATTACGACAATCTGGATCTCAATGGATTAAAACTGACTAGAACGGACGCTATCGTCAATTTTAATTGGGGAACTGCTTCGCCGGATAGTTCTATGGAGCCTGATACTTTTTCTGTCCGGTGGACAGGAAAGATTAAGCCAAAGTATAGCGAAACCTATAGATTTTATATCAATGCAGATGACGGAGCACGTGTATGGATTGACGGGAAGCTTATTTTGAATCGCTGGTTGAACCAATCTAATCAATTTGAAAGCCAGACTGTTAATTTAGTTGCAGGCAATCAATATGATATCCAAATCGAATATTTTGAAAATTTAGGCGGTGCAGCAGTTGGACTGTTATGGGAAAGCCCCACTCAAGTGAAAGAGTTCGTGCCTCAAAGCCAGCTGTATTCATCAGCTGTTGGATCTCAAGGTGTGGGGCTTAAGGGAGAATACTATGACAACACGGACCTAACAGACTTTAAACTCTCACGCACGGATGCCAGCATCAGTTTTGGATGGGGTGAAGGTTCACCAGATGCCTCCATAGGAGCAGATACGTTTTCAGTCAGGTGGACAGGAACCGTACGGCCGAAATACAACGGAACCTACACTTTCTATGCAGAATCAGACGATGGCGTACGTCTTTGGGTAAACGGCCAATTACTTATCGATAAATGGGTGCCGCAGGCCAGTCAATTGACAAGTCTCCCTATTAACCTGATCGCAGGACAAAACTATGACATACGTATTGAATATTTTGAAAACGATGGCGGTGCTTCCTTTCAATTGTCCTGGTCAAGTGATGCTCAGGTAAAGGAGGTTATTCCACAAGCCCAGTTGTATTTGCCCGCAAGATCTTATACTCCAGTAGAGTATCATTATGATGCTAATGGGCGGTTGGACTATGTCCGAAATTCAGATTCTACTATTGTTCACTACTACTATGATAACAATGGGAACCTGCTTAAGAAAACTCAATAAACAGAAAGGGGACTATGAAAGTCTCAAGTATTAGAAAAACGCGATGGACAGCTTTACTTTTCAGCGGTGTTTTAATTCATTTTTCAGGGACATTTTACTCCTCTGACGCCTGGGCGGAGGATACAAAACCTCCAGCTACATCATTGTCGATATGGCAGGAACCAGCCAGAAACAGAAGAACTTTGTGTATAACAGAGGTAGACTTGAAACAGAGATTTTATCGGATAACTCCATGATTCAATATACATACGATGCAAACGGAAATCTGCTCAAGCTAACGAAGGGGTATTCCACAGCGACCTATGTGTTCAGTATTTCGGCAATTTTTATGATATTTATGTAAGAATGTACCGGATAACAAAACCCTCTTGAACTTTTTGAAATGGAGATAAAGATATTAATGAAAAATAAATGCGGATTTAACATGATAATAAAGACGCATATTTTTGTGATCGTATTATTTATTGTATCTTCAACACCAATTTTAGCAAATGCTCAAACTGTAGAAGAAATGTATAAGTTATTTGCTAATAATGGATATCTTTATTCTTACGATCAGACAGGTCGTTTAACGGATTATCAAAATCAAAGCTCAGTCGCCAAATATAAATATGATTTAAATGGTAACATTTTAAGCAAGAAAACACTCTCAAGAACATTGAACCAGTGGCAATTAGGAAATGGAGTTGGCTCCAATTCTCAATTCGTATCGGATGTAAATGGAGATGGAAAGTCAGACGGGGTTTTATTTTTTAAAGATAGTGGAAGTTGGTATGTTTCACTCTCCAATGGTCAGCAATTTACAAGTTACCAAAAATGGATAGCTGGACATGGCGTAGGATCTGGGCATCAATTTCTAGCAGATGCGGATGGCGATGGAAAGGCAGATGCTGTCATAGAGAATAATGGAAGCTGGTATGTGGCGTTGTCCAATGGTAGCGGGTTTGAAGGCTATAAATTATGGATTTCCGGTCATGGCGTAGGAGCCAATGCATTATTCCTATCGGACGTGAATGGAGATGGAAAAGCGGATGCGGTAATAGAAAATAGCGGAAATTGGTATGTGGCCCTTTCAACGGGCAAAGGCTTTGAGGCGTACAGTAAATGGATTTCTGGGCACGGTGTAGGAGCGACAAAGGAATTTCTAACAGATGTGAATGGAGATAAAAGAGCGGATGCTGTTGTCTTTTTTGAAAATGAGGGATCGTGGTACGTTTCATTATCCAATGGTAAAAGCTTCCTTGAGTACAAACGTTGGATTTCCGGTCATGGGGTTGGATCAGAAGAACAATTATTAGCGGATGTGAATGGTGACGGGAGGTCGGATGCGGTCATTGTTAATCATGGAAATTGGTATGTTTCTTTATCCACGGGTAGTGATTTTAAATCATATGAAAAGTGGTTGTCGGAGAGTACCTTGGAGCCAGGTATCTATAGCATTATGGACGTGAATGGTGACGGGAAAGGGGATATAGCTCATTACATCGTAGATAGTGGAGAATGGAGAATTGCTCTGTCAAATGGTCAATTGTTTGTAAACTATAAGGACTGGTCATTAGAGAATGGGGCTGCGAGATATGCTCAATTCGTATCGGATGTAAATGGAGACGGAAAGTCAGACGGGGTTTTATTTTTTAAAGATAGTGGAAGTTGGTATGTTTCACACTCCAATGGTCAGCAATCTACAAGTTACCAAAAATGGATAGCTGGACATGGCATAGGATCTGGGCATCAATTTCTAGCAGATGTGGATGGCGATGGAAAGGCAGATGCTGTCATAGAGAATAATGGAAGCTGGTATGTGGCGTTGTCCAATGGTAGCGGGTTTGAAGGCTATAAATTATGGATTTCCGGTCATGGCGTAGGAGCCAATGCATTATTCCTATCGGACGTGAATGGAGATGGAAAAGCGGATGCGGTAATAGAAAATAGCGGAAATTGGTATGTGGCCCTTTCAACGGGCAAAGGCTTTGAGGCGTACAGCAAATGGATTTCTGGGCACGGTGTAGGAGCGACAAAGGAATTTCTAACAGATGTGAATGGAGATAAGAGAGCGGATGCTGTTGTCTTTTTTGAAAATGAGGGATCGTGGTACGTTTCATTATCCAATGGTAAAAGCTTCCTTGAGTACAAACGTTGGATTTCCGGTCATGGGGTTGGATCAGAAGAACAAATATTAGCGGATGTGAATGGTGACGGGAGGTCAGATGCGGTCATTGTTAATCATGCAAATTGGTATGTTTCTATATCAGACGGTGAGAG encodes the following:
- a CDS encoding PA14 domain-containing protein, with protein sequence MDIFLNQHYLTTNKGIASAAESNGLKGEYYDNLDLNGLKLTRTDANINFNWGEGSPNSAIGVDTFSVRWTGTIKPKYSETYTFYLVADDGVRLWVDGRLILDKWVPQASELTSLPIALTSGKNHDIRIEYFENDGGATAILQWSSTSQNKQVVPQSQLNTPTESPGVGLKGEYYDNLDLNGLKLTRTDANVNFSWGLGSPNSTIGEDTFSVRWTGTIKPKYSETYTFSVVADDGVRLWIDGRLILDKWVPQASELTSLPITLTAGQNYNIRLEYFENDGGANVILQWSSASQVKQIVPQSQLYLPAEVQGTGLKGEYYDNLDLNGLKLTRTDAIVNFNWGTASPDSSMEPDTFSVRWTGKIKPKYSETYRFYINADDGARVWIDGKLILNRWLNQSNQFESQTVNLVAGNQYDIQIEYFENLGGAAVGLLWESPTQVKEFVPQSQLYSSAVGSQGVGLKGEYYDNTDLTDFKLSRTDASISFGWGEGSPDASIGADTFSVRWTGTVRPKYNGTYTFYAESDDGVRLWVNGQLLIDKWVPQASQLTSLPINLIAGQNYDIRIEYFENDGGASFQLSWSSDAQVKEVIPQAQLYLPARSYTPVEYHYDANGRLDYVRNSDSTIVHYYYDNNGNLLKKTQ
- a CDS encoding FG-GAP repeat domain-containing protein, with amino-acid sequence MEIKILMKNKCGFNMIIKTHIFVIVLFIVSSTPILANAQTVEEMYKLFANNGYLYSYDQTGRLTDYQNQSSVAKYKYDLNGNILSKKTLSRTLNQWQLGNGVGSNSQFVSDVNGDGKSDGVLFFKDSGSWYVSLSNGQQFTSYQKWIAGHGVGSGHQFLADADGDGKADAVIENNGSWYVALSNGSGFEGYKLWISGHGVGANALFLSDVNGDGKADAVIENSGNWYVALSTGKGFEAYSKWISGHGVGATKEFLTDVNGDKRADAVVFFENEGSWYVSLSNGKSFLEYKRWISGHGVGSEEQLLADVNGDGRSDAVIVNHGNWYVSLSTGSDFKSYEKWLSESTLEPGIYSIMDVNGDGKGDIAHYIVDSGEWRIALSNGQLFVNYKDWSLENGAARYAQFVSDVNGDGKSDGVLFFKDSGSWYVSHSNGQQSTSYQKWIAGHGIGSGHQFLADVDGDGKADAVIENNGSWYVALSNGSGFEGYKLWISGHGVGANALFLSDVNGDGKADAVIENSGNWYVALSTGKGFEAYSKWISGHGVGATKEFLTDVNGDKRADAVVFFENEGSWYVSLSNGKSFLEYKRWISGHGVGSEEQILADVNGDGRSDAVIVNHANWYVSISDGERFTSYDIWISGYGFGSKSYLLADIDGDHKAEAIVIYPNESWYVWDYS